From Polynucleobacter difficilis, a single genomic window includes:
- a CDS encoding formyltransferase — protein MNTAKAPIRALVFAYHDVGVGCITALLDAGVQIELVVTHADDPHENIWFGSVAALCQERGIPYIQPEASDLFKLLPQFQKIAPDYIFSFYYRHLISSDILATARIAALNMHGSLLPKYRGRAPVNWAILHGETETGASLHIMEAKPDAGDIVGQVAVPIGPDEDATAVFAKVSNAAIEVMQAALPELLQGRVPRTPNLLANGSYFGGRKPEDGRIQWSQDALQVHNLIRAVAPPYPGAFTDWQGARMVIAKSKLNPALPSSLDLGRPGIQVVDNRVFGICGNHQAIEIMAWQPASAN, from the coding sequence TTGAATACAGCCAAGGCACCAATTCGGGCGCTTGTATTTGCGTACCATGATGTGGGTGTTGGTTGCATCACGGCTCTTTTAGATGCCGGCGTTCAGATTGAGTTAGTAGTAACCCATGCCGATGACCCGCATGAAAATATTTGGTTTGGCAGTGTTGCTGCCCTATGCCAAGAGCGCGGTATACCGTATATCCAACCCGAAGCAAGCGATCTCTTCAAGTTACTGCCGCAGTTTCAAAAGATCGCGCCGGATTATATTTTTTCGTTTTACTACCGCCATCTAATTTCCTCAGACATTCTTGCGACCGCCCGTATCGCCGCACTCAATATGCACGGCTCCTTACTGCCCAAATACCGTGGTCGCGCGCCCGTAAACTGGGCGATTCTGCATGGAGAAACGGAAACGGGTGCAAGCTTGCACATCATGGAAGCCAAACCCGATGCCGGCGATATTGTTGGTCAAGTGGCAGTGCCCATCGGCCCCGATGAAGATGCTACTGCTGTGTTTGCCAAGGTGAGCAATGCTGCAATTGAGGTGATGCAGGCCGCCCTGCCAGAGCTTTTGCAAGGCCGCGTTCCAAGAACCCCGAACCTACTCGCCAACGGGAGCTATTTTGGCGGGCGCAAACCCGAGGATGGCCGCATTCAATGGTCTCAGGACGCACTACAGGTGCATAACCTAATCCGCGCGGTAGCCCCACCCTATCCCGGCGCGTTTACCGATTGGCAAGGTGCCCGGATGGTTATCGCCAAGTCCAAGCTCAATCCGGCGCTTCCAAGCTCCCTAGATCTTGGCCGACCCGGCATCCAGGTAGTTGATAATCGAGTATTCGGCATTTGCGGGAATCACCAGGCCATTGAAATCATGGCATGGCAACCGGCAAGTGCAAATTAG
- a CDS encoding bifunctional UDP-4-keto-pentose/UDP-xylose synthase — protein MKKVLILGVNGFIGHHLSKRILETTDWHVYGMDMQNDRLGDLVSHPRMHFFEGDITINREWVEYHIRKCDVILPLVAIATPATYVQQPLRVFELDFEANLPIVRSAVKYKKHLVFPSTSEVYGMCEDAEFDPAQSNMVYGPINKPRWIYACSKQLMDRVIWGYGMEGLRFTLFRPFNWIGPGLDSIYTPKEGSSRVVTQFLGHIVRGEPINLVDGGEQKRAFTYIDDGIDALMRIIANEGDIANGKIYNIGNPANNHSVRDLANQMLAIARSIPEYAKTADQVKIVETTSGAYYGVGYQDVQNRVPAIDNTMSELGWKPSTTMGDALKNIFEAYRHDVEKARHLMDQE, from the coding sequence ATGAAAAAAGTTCTGATTTTGGGTGTGAATGGATTTATTGGTCACCACCTCTCGAAACGCATTTTAGAAACCACCGACTGGCATGTCTATGGCATGGACATGCAAAACGATCGCCTGGGTGATTTAGTCTCGCATCCCCGCATGCATTTCTTTGAGGGCGACATTACGATTAATCGCGAGTGGGTTGAGTACCATATTCGTAAATGCGATGTGATCCTGCCGCTCGTAGCGATCGCGACACCAGCCACCTACGTACAGCAGCCTTTGCGTGTGTTTGAGCTCGACTTCGAAGCCAATTTACCGATCGTTCGCTCGGCGGTTAAATATAAAAAGCATTTAGTCTTTCCGTCGACCTCAGAAGTCTATGGCATGTGCGAAGACGCTGAGTTTGATCCAGCCCAGTCCAATATGGTCTACGGCCCAATCAATAAACCACGCTGGATTTATGCCTGCTCCAAGCAATTAATGGATCGGGTGATTTGGGGTTACGGCATGGAAGGCTTGCGCTTTACCTTGTTTAGACCGTTTAACTGGATCGGCCCTGGACTGGATAGCATCTACACACCCAAAGAAGGCTCTTCCCGCGTAGTAACCCAGTTCTTGGGGCACATTGTGCGCGGCGAACCGATTAACTTAGTTGATGGCGGCGAGCAAAAACGCGCCTTTACTTACATCGATGATGGGATTGATGCACTCATGCGCATCATTGCCAATGAAGGCGACATCGCCAATGGCAAAATCTATAACATCGGCAACCCAGCCAACAACCATTCTGTACGCGATCTTGCCAATCAAATGCTGGCAATTGCCCGTAGCATTCCGGAATACGCCAAGACTGCAGATCAGGTCAAAATTGTCGAAACGACCTCGGGTGCTTACTACGGCGTGGGCTACCAAGACGTGCAAAACCGCGTGCCCGCGATTGATAACACCATGAGTGAGCTGGGCTGGAAGCCCTCCACCACCATGGGTGATGCCTTAAAGAATATTTTTGAGGCATATCGCCACGACGTTGAAAAAGCGCGCCACTTAATGGACCAAGAGTAA
- a CDS encoding glycosyltransferase family 39 protein codes for MFGPINKTPALLTPVGILIMGALYALLWFGSLDYRHLIPSDEGRYAEIAREMLVSGDWVTPRYHDYKYFFKPPLQLWATVIAFDWFGVGEWQARLWGALTGFFTILFVGYTSTRLDGPRAGWIAAVALAASPMWIISGHINSLDMALSAFLASALCALLLAQHSKTTASTRGWMLLCWTFMALATLSKGLIGAALPTLVLIAYSLSAWDWRIWKRLHIVSGLLLFFAITAPWFILMSIRHPEFFEFFFIHEHFERFTQNTHRRPGPIYFFVPLLVAGFLPFLFQLPGAVAQAWKSRQGHFSAGWMLVCWFVIIFAFFSVSRSKLPGYIIPIFPALAMLVGRYLDRQLGQTNTLPITWILQTICFALVGFVGFFFLSFVGVQAQPDEITAYAEYTQWIAVALVVLIFFSSVAAWQARRNGITSIASLAIGFYLTSMVAGTGHETLGRAVSGVDLASRVRNVIPADAPIYSVRILDHTLPFYLGRTMIMVEFPDELQFGVDQEPERWAPTLNDFIERWKAQPNAYALMVPSQYAELERLGLPMEIVDRDSRRMIVKHPSDPANPTPSRATNR; via the coding sequence ATGTTCGGACCAATCAATAAAACACCCGCTTTATTAACTCCGGTTGGGATTTTGATCATGGGGGCGCTCTATGCCCTCTTGTGGTTTGGCAGCCTCGATTACCGCCACCTCATCCCATCCGACGAGGGCCGGTATGCCGAGATTGCCCGTGAAATGCTGGTAAGCGGCGACTGGGTCACTCCGCGCTATCACGACTACAAGTATTTTTTTAAACCGCCACTACAGCTCTGGGCCACCGTCATTGCATTTGATTGGTTTGGGGTAGGTGAATGGCAGGCGCGCCTGTGGGGAGCCCTAACTGGCTTTTTTACCATTCTTTTTGTTGGCTACACCAGCACTCGGCTTGATGGCCCACGCGCTGGCTGGATTGCAGCAGTAGCCTTGGCCGCTAGCCCTATGTGGATTATCAGTGGTCACATCAACTCTCTGGACATGGCATTATCCGCATTTTTAGCCTCCGCCTTGTGTGCACTGCTCCTGGCTCAGCACAGCAAAACAACCGCCAGTACCCGTGGCTGGATGTTGCTCTGCTGGACATTCATGGCACTTGCAACGCTATCCAAAGGCTTAATTGGAGCCGCACTGCCCACCCTAGTATTGATTGCGTATTCATTGAGCGCTTGGGATTGGCGGATTTGGAAGCGACTTCACATCGTCAGTGGCTTATTACTTTTTTTCGCTATTACTGCGCCCTGGTTCATCCTGATGTCGATACGACATCCCGAATTTTTTGAGTTCTTCTTTATCCATGAGCATTTCGAGCGATTTACCCAAAACACGCACCGTCGCCCCGGACCCATTTACTTTTTTGTCCCGCTATTGGTAGCTGGATTTTTACCTTTTTTATTTCAATTGCCGGGTGCGGTCGCGCAAGCATGGAAATCACGGCAAGGGCATTTTTCTGCAGGCTGGATGCTCGTTTGCTGGTTCGTCATCATCTTTGCTTTTTTTAGTGTGTCGCGCTCTAAATTACCGGGCTACATCATTCCGATTTTTCCAGCCCTAGCCATGTTGGTAGGTCGCTATTTGGATCGCCAGTTAGGCCAGACCAATACCTTGCCAATAACGTGGATCCTGCAAACCATATGCTTTGCCCTTGTAGGTTTTGTTGGCTTCTTCTTTTTGTCTTTTGTTGGGGTGCAAGCGCAGCCCGACGAGATTACGGCCTATGCGGAATACACCCAATGGATTGCTGTTGCTTTAGTCGTCTTGATTTTCTTTAGCAGCGTGGCAGCGTGGCAAGCAAGGCGTAATGGCATCACCAGCATTGCTAGCTTAGCGATTGGCTTTTATCTCACCAGCATGGTTGCGGGCACCGGCCACGAAACACTGGGCCGTGCCGTATCGGGGGTTGATTTAGCCAGCCGGGTGCGTAATGTGATCCCAGCAGATGCGCCAATCTATTCGGTCCGGATTTTGGATCACACCCTGCCCTTTTACTTAGGCCGTACCATGATCATGGTGGAGTTCCCGGATGAACTGCAGTTCGGTGTAGATCAAGAACCTGAGCGCTGGGCGCCCACCCTAAATGATTTTATTGAGCGCTGGAAAGCCCAGCCCAATGCCTATGCACTCATGGTGCCATCCCAATACGCTGAACTTGAACGCCTAGGTCTACCCATGGAAATTGTGGACCGGGATTCACGGCGCATGATCGTCAAACACCCAAGCGATCCGGCAAATCCCACCCCATCACGCGCGACCAATCGATAG
- a CDS encoding PhoH family protein translates to MPLPPSPTQIADQVKLDRKDTPDLKKRPAPMKVVEVDSLINEITAVPSESAEWTEEAPADLSAAEVALERIKADHRTRQGDKKALLEPKAKRITRTGPPSLFVLDTNVLMHDPASLFRFAEHDLYLPMTTLEELDNHKKGMSEVARNARTVSRSLDQLIAGTSGTLDDGIPLDKLGHQDVSGKLYFQTHLTTATLPEGLPEGKGDNLILAVVSELQQKHADKEVVLVSKDINMRIKARALGLPAEDYFNDQVLEDRDLMYSGVMTLPADFWPKHGKSMESWADTKSGTMFYRVSGPLVPSMLVNQFVYQENPDGSTPFYAQVREVNGKSALLQTLRDFSHQKNNVWSVTARNREQNFAMNLLMNPEVDFVTLLGQAGTGKTLLALAAGLEQVLDSKRYNEIIITRATVPVGEDIGFLPGTEEEKMQPWMGAFDDNLEVLQRNEDGAGEWGRAATQELIRSRIKVKSMNFMRGRTFVSKFVIIDEAQNLTPKQMKTLVTRAGPGTKIICLGNIAQIDTPYLTEGSSGLTYVVDRFKGWRHGGHITLARGERSRLADHAAEAL, encoded by the coding sequence ATGCCTTTGCCCCCAAGCCCAACCCAAATTGCTGATCAGGTTAAATTGGACCGCAAGGATACGCCGGACTTAAAGAAACGGCCCGCACCCATGAAGGTAGTTGAGGTCGACAGTCTAATCAATGAAATTACCGCCGTTCCGAGCGAGTCCGCCGAGTGGACCGAAGAAGCGCCGGCAGATTTATCTGCGGCAGAAGTAGCGCTCGAGCGCATCAAAGCCGATCACCGTACTCGGCAAGGCGATAAAAAAGCATTACTTGAGCCCAAGGCAAAACGCATTACCCGCACCGGCCCACCCTCACTCTTTGTCCTAGATACCAATGTATTAATGCACGATCCAGCATCCCTCTTCCGCTTTGCGGAGCATGATCTGTATTTGCCGATGACGACCTTAGAAGAGCTCGACAACCACAAAAAGGGTATGAGTGAAGTTGCGCGCAATGCGCGTACTGTGAGCCGCTCATTGGATCAATTGATTGCTGGAACCAGTGGCACCTTAGATGACGGCATCCCTTTGGATAAGCTGGGCCACCAGGATGTTTCTGGAAAGTTGTATTTTCAAACCCACCTCACTACTGCCACCCTTCCCGAAGGACTGCCTGAGGGCAAAGGGGACAACCTCATCTTGGCGGTGGTCAGCGAGCTACAACAAAAGCATGCGGACAAGGAAGTGGTGTTGGTATCAAAAGACATCAATATGCGCATCAAGGCCAGAGCGTTAGGTCTGCCTGCCGAAGATTACTTTAATGACCAGGTCTTAGAAGACCGCGATTTAATGTACTCCGGGGTTATGACATTGCCTGCTGATTTTTGGCCCAAGCATGGTAAATCGATGGAGAGCTGGGCTGACACCAAAAGTGGCACGATGTTCTACCGGGTATCCGGTCCGCTTGTGCCCAGCATGCTGGTGAACCAATTTGTTTATCAAGAAAATCCCGATGGCTCTACTCCTTTTTATGCGCAAGTACGCGAAGTGAATGGAAAGTCTGCACTATTGCAAACCCTTCGCGATTTTTCACATCAAAAAAATAATGTCTGGAGCGTTACCGCCCGCAATCGTGAGCAGAACTTTGCTATGAATCTACTGATGAACCCAGAGGTTGATTTTGTGACCTTATTGGGCCAAGCAGGTACCGGCAAAACCCTCTTGGCATTGGCGGCAGGTCTTGAGCAGGTGCTCGATAGCAAGCGCTACAACGAAATTATTATTACGCGTGCGACCGTACCGGTGGGAGAAGATATTGGCTTTTTACCCGGCACCGAAGAAGAGAAAATGCAGCCGTGGATGGGCGCATTTGATGACAACCTAGAGGTGCTCCAGCGCAATGAAGACGGCGCTGGTGAATGGGGTCGTGCCGCTACGCAGGAATTAATTCGCTCCCGCATTAAAGTCAAGAGCATGAACTTCATGCGCGGTAGAACCTTTGTTAGTAAGTTTGTCATCATCGATGAGGCGCAGAACTTAACCCCCAAGCAAATGAAAACCTTGGTGACGCGTGCGGGTCCTGGAACCAAAATTATTTGCCTGGGCAATATTGCGCAGATTGACACTCCCTATCTGACAGAAGGCTCCTCTGGTCTTACCTACGTAGTCGACCGCTTCAAAGGCTGGCGTCATGGCGGGCATATCACCTTAGCCCGTGGTGAGCGCTCGCGTTTAGCAGACCATGCGGCAGAAGCCCTCTAG
- a CDS encoding C40 family peptidase yields MRQKPSSIGQHRGVDTASRRAYLGSLALLLSSLILAGCSTPARKPTPPSKITKFKEDTSVGTEGISIAAVGLVGVPYRFGGNTPAGGFDCSGLIVYVYNNAAGLKLPRTVQEMSRAGQSIQNDAPAPGDLVFFNTTGERYSHAGIYVGQGRFVHAPSKGGTVRLDQMTSPYWAARYTEARRIANTKP; encoded by the coding sequence ATGCGGCAGAAGCCCTCTAGCATTGGCCAACATAGGGGCGTTGATACTGCATCAAGACGCGCCTATCTTGGCAGCCTTGCGCTACTTCTGTCTAGCCTTATCCTCGCAGGGTGCAGCACTCCTGCCCGCAAACCAACGCCTCCAAGCAAGATTACCAAATTCAAAGAAGATACCAGCGTAGGCACAGAAGGAATTTCGATTGCTGCTGTTGGCCTAGTCGGAGTGCCCTACCGCTTTGGCGGCAACACTCCTGCAGGCGGTTTTGATTGCAGCGGCCTGATTGTCTATGTCTACAACAACGCTGCGGGTCTTAAGCTACCACGCACAGTTCAAGAAATGAGCCGTGCTGGCCAAAGCATTCAGAATGATGCTCCCGCCCCCGGTGATTTGGTGTTTTTCAATACAACTGGAGAGCGCTATTCCCATGCTGGAATCTATGTAGGGCAGGGTCGTTTCGTGCATGCCCCAAGCAAAGGAGGCACGGTACGCTTAGATCAAATGACGAGCCCCTATTGGGCAGCCCGCTATACCGAAGCGCGCAGAATTGCCAACACAAAACCGTAA
- a CDS encoding polysaccharide deacetylase family protein, with translation MAKIALKVDVDTLRGTREGTPNLGRTFDRLGIKATFLFSMGPDHTGWALKRVFRPGFLKKVSRTSVVEHYGIKTLLYGVLLPGPDIGREAASEMQAIDRAGHETGIHTWDHVDWQDGVRQRDSAWTKAQMQKSMDRFMDVFGHAPITYGAAGWQMNEAALEQLDAWGIQYSSDGRALPNLVPYRIAFDHGKSKHVQYPTTLPTFDELIGVDGMDALGAVRKILSLTQSNPNDQVFTLHAELEGQKLLPAFECLLAGWLDQGHDLVTMGELHRSWAATKQLDKIAVLPLTWGEIPNRSGELMIQPAN, from the coding sequence ATGGCCAAAATTGCCCTGAAGGTCGATGTCGATACCTTAAGAGGAACGCGCGAAGGGACGCCCAATTTAGGCCGTACCTTTGATCGCCTTGGTATCAAAGCTACCTTTTTGTTTAGCATGGGGCCAGACCATACTGGCTGGGCTTTAAAGCGGGTCTTTCGGCCTGGCTTTCTGAAAAAAGTGAGTAGGACGTCCGTGGTGGAGCATTACGGCATCAAGACCCTTCTCTATGGCGTATTGTTACCTGGGCCGGATATAGGACGCGAAGCTGCAAGCGAAATGCAAGCGATTGATCGTGCCGGACATGAGACGGGTATTCATACATGGGATCACGTTGACTGGCAAGACGGCGTTCGCCAACGCGATAGTGCTTGGACAAAGGCGCAGATGCAAAAGAGCATGGACCGCTTTATGGACGTATTTGGTCATGCACCAATTACCTATGGCGCTGCTGGCTGGCAAATGAATGAGGCCGCTTTAGAGCAGCTCGATGCCTGGGGTATTCAGTACTCTTCCGATGGTAGAGCTCTGCCAAATCTAGTTCCCTACCGTATTGCGTTTGACCATGGGAAAAGCAAGCACGTTCAATACCCTACCACTTTGCCCACCTTCGATGAGTTAATCGGCGTGGACGGCATGGATGCGCTGGGTGCAGTCCGCAAGATCCTGTCTCTAACCCAAAGCAATCCCAATGACCAAGTTTTTACCCTACATGCCGAGTTAGAGGGGCAAAAACTCCTGCCTGCCTTTGAATGCCTACTGGCTGGCTGGCTAGATCAAGGTCATGACCTCGTTACGATGGGTGAACTACACCGATCTTGGGCGGCCACCAAACAACTCGATAAAATAGCGGTATTGCCGTTGACTTGGGGTGAAATACCCAATCGCAGCGGCGAGCTGATGATTCAGCCTGCAAACTGA
- a CDS encoding DegT/DnrJ/EryC1/StrS family aminotransferase codes for MSDSTPLPFIPFTRPSFDEATIAAVAEVLRSGWVTSGPKLAEFEAALSAYFGNRPVRCFANGTATMKIALQVAGIGPGEEVITTPISWVATANVILSVGATPVFVDIDPRTRNIDLDKVPAAITAKTRAIMPVYLAGLPVNMDELYALAKENGLRVIEDAAQAFGSEWKGQRIGSIGDLVSFSFQANKNLSTVEGGCLVLNNADEARLAEKLRLQGVTRTGMDGMDVDTLGGKDNLTDVNAVIGLHQLKHIGQFQGKRTALAAHYFTALHSGLKAANLQGLDLGLPVQSDGDCKTNWHMFQVVLPLEQLTVDRAHIMGDLKEQGIGTGVHYPAIPGFSLYQQKGYRPSDTPIAARIGKSILTLPLFPGMSNADVERIVNALLGLLTQYRKS; via the coding sequence ATGTCAGACTCCACTCCATTGCCGTTTATTCCATTTACACGCCCCAGCTTTGATGAGGCGACCATTGCGGCCGTTGCTGAGGTATTACGATCTGGTTGGGTCACTTCAGGTCCTAAGTTAGCGGAATTTGAAGCGGCGCTCAGTGCCTACTTTGGCAATCGGCCAGTGCGCTGTTTTGCCAACGGTACCGCCACCATGAAAATTGCCCTGCAAGTGGCAGGCATCGGTCCGGGTGAAGAAGTGATTACTACGCCAATCTCCTGGGTTGCGACAGCCAACGTGATTCTCTCGGTTGGCGCTACGCCTGTCTTTGTTGACATTGATCCCCGCACTCGCAATATCGACCTTGATAAAGTGCCCGCAGCAATTACTGCCAAAACCCGCGCCATCATGCCCGTCTATTTGGCTGGACTCCCCGTCAATATGGACGAGCTGTATGCTCTCGCGAAAGAGAATGGATTGCGGGTGATTGAAGATGCAGCCCAAGCTTTTGGCTCCGAGTGGAAAGGGCAACGCATTGGCAGCATTGGTGATCTGGTGAGCTTTAGTTTTCAGGCGAATAAAAATCTGTCGACTGTTGAAGGCGGTTGTTTAGTTTTAAATAATGCGGATGAAGCGCGTCTTGCAGAAAAGTTACGGCTACAAGGAGTCACTCGCACCGGCATGGACGGCATGGATGTCGACACGCTAGGCGGAAAAGATAACTTAACGGATGTGAACGCGGTCATTGGTTTGCATCAACTCAAACACATCGGCCAGTTTCAGGGAAAACGGACCGCATTAGCAGCGCACTACTTTACGGCCCTTCACTCCGGCCTGAAAGCGGCCAATTTGCAGGGCCTGGACCTGGGGCTTCCGGTTCAATCGGATGGCGATTGCAAAACCAACTGGCATATGTTTCAGGTTGTATTGCCCCTTGAGCAACTCACCGTCGACCGCGCCCACATCATGGGCGATTTAAAAGAACAGGGCATTGGTACCGGCGTTCACTACCCAGCCATTCCTGGCTTTAGTCTTTACCAGCAAAAGGGCTACCGGCCCAGCGATACACCGATTGCAGCACGCATCGGCAAATCCATTCTGACCTTGCCACTCTTTCCAGGGATGAGTAACGCGGATGTGGAGCGCATTGTGAATGCATTGCTGGGTCTTTTGACACAGTACCGCAAAAGCTAG
- a CDS encoding peroxiredoxin, which translates to MSIVIGQPIPPCEVPATSQLTFSPLAAKGKKLVLYFYPKDMTPGCTAESGEFRDRIEAFTKANTLVIGVSRDTLKSHDNFRQKLELPFELVADTEEVLCQLFGVMKMKNMYGKQVRGVERSTFLFDANGKLAKEWRGIKVTGHVDEVLKAAQAL; encoded by the coding sequence ATGTCAATTGTTATCGGCCAACCCATTCCACCGTGCGAAGTGCCGGCAACGTCCCAGCTGACTTTTTCACCATTGGCTGCCAAAGGCAAGAAGTTGGTGCTGTACTTTTATCCTAAGGACATGACGCCAGGCTGTACTGCGGAGTCCGGCGAGTTTCGTGATCGCATTGAGGCATTTACTAAGGCCAATACTTTGGTGATTGGCGTCTCGCGCGACACCCTCAAATCCCATGATAATTTCCGGCAAAAGTTAGAGCTTCCATTTGAGCTCGTTGCCGATACGGAAGAAGTACTCTGCCAATTGTTCGGCGTCATGAAAATGAAGAACATGTATGGCAAACAGGTTCGCGGCGTTGAGCGCAGCACTTTCTTATTTGATGCCAACGGCAAACTGGCCAAAGAATGGCGCGGTATTAAGGTAACGGGCCACGTGGATGAGGTCTTGAAGGCAGCCCAAGCTTTGTAA
- a CDS encoding mechanosensitive ion channel family protein — protein MSTIDLVKIQDLIIHTATDVGIKVLGAIALWVIGRWLIGIVQRMVRGGLERQHIDPTVVRYVGSIVSVTLNILLVVGILGYFGIQTTTFAALFATAGIAIGAAWAGLLSNFAAGVFLIVLRPFKVGDFVVAGGVNGTVKEIGLFSSTISTPDNVSTMVGNSKILGDTIQNFSNTSYRRVDLKCLLPNTANHDAAIALLKQRIGALPNVLATPAVEVSILEVTPAGPVLAVRPYCSNEHYWQVYFDTNAVLNNVLVSNLA, from the coding sequence ATGTCCACCATTGATTTAGTCAAAATCCAAGATCTCATTATTCATACAGCGACGGATGTAGGTATCAAAGTGCTGGGCGCCATTGCGCTGTGGGTTATTGGGCGCTGGTTAATCGGCATTGTCCAGCGTATGGTTCGAGGCGGTCTCGAGCGCCAGCATATTGATCCAACGGTAGTGCGCTACGTTGGCTCGATTGTCAGTGTGACCTTAAACATCTTATTGGTAGTTGGTATTTTGGGTTACTTCGGAATCCAGACCACGACCTTTGCGGCTTTATTTGCTACCGCAGGTATTGCGATTGGCGCTGCTTGGGCAGGACTTTTGTCCAATTTTGCGGCGGGCGTTTTTTTGATTGTGCTTAGACCGTTTAAAGTGGGCGACTTTGTTGTTGCTGGCGGTGTGAATGGCACTGTAAAAGAAATCGGCCTTTTTTCATCGACCATTAGTACGCCGGATAACGTATCAACCATGGTTGGTAATAGCAAAATATTAGGCGATACGATCCAAAACTTTAGTAACACTTCCTATCGTAGGGTGGACTTGAAGTGCCTACTGCCCAATACGGCAAATCATGATGCTGCTATTGCTTTATTGAAGCAACGCATTGGTGCTTTGCCAAATGTCCTAGCTACTCCTGCGGTCGAAGTGAGCATCTTGGAGGTGACTCCAGCCGGACCCGTCTTAGCGGTTCGTCCATACTGCAGCAATGAACACTACTGGCAAGTGTATTTTGATACCAATGCTGTTCTGAATAACGTGCTCGTTTCGAACTTGGCTTGA
- a CDS encoding glycosyltransferase has product MTANPTQPAPQLSIVIPVYNEEEGLQALFDRLYPAMDQLQAKLNLRYEIIFVNDGSKDRSAGMLAAQFDLRPDTTRVVLFQNNFGQHMAIMAGFEYARGESIITLDADLQNPPEEIALLAAELIKGHDYVGTIRANRQDSWFRKTASRAMNHLRQRITRITMTDQGCMLRGYSRRIVNLVRQCNESNTFIPALAYTFAANPTEIEVKHEERFAGESKYSLYQLIRLNFDLVTGFSVMPLQLFSIFGMLLALGSGTLFALLLVRRFVLGSEVEGVFTLFALTFFLIGVMLFGLGLLGEYIGRIYQQVRERPRYVIQTVLERP; this is encoded by the coding sequence ATGACTGCAAACCCCACACAGCCAGCACCCCAACTGAGTATCGTTATTCCGGTTTACAACGAGGAAGAGGGACTCCAAGCCCTGTTTGATCGTCTGTATCCCGCAATGGATCAATTGCAAGCGAAATTGAATCTGCGCTACGAAATTATTTTTGTGAACGATGGCAGCAAGGATCGCTCTGCAGGGATGTTGGCAGCCCAATTTGATTTGCGGCCAGACACCACTCGGGTTGTTTTATTTCAGAATAATTTTGGCCAGCACATGGCCATCATGGCTGGTTTTGAATACGCCCGCGGCGAATCCATTATTACGCTCGATGCGGACTTGCAAAATCCACCCGAGGAAATCGCTTTACTTGCAGCGGAATTAATCAAGGGCCACGATTACGTGGGCACAATTCGCGCCAACCGACAAGACAGCTGGTTTCGTAAAACAGCATCGCGTGCCATGAATCATTTACGGCAGCGCATTACGCGCATCACCATGACCGATCAAGGCTGCATGCTGCGTGGTTACAGTCGCCGCATTGTGAATCTAGTGCGCCAATGCAATGAAAGCAATACCTTCATTCCAGCACTCGCCTATACCTTTGCAGCAAACCCAACGGAAATTGAGGTGAAACACGAGGAGCGCTTTGCTGGTGAATCCAAGTACAGCCTGTACCAACTGATCCGCCTGAACTTTGACTTGGTCACTGGGTTTTCGGTAATGCCCCTACAACTCTTTTCTATTTTTGGCATGCTGCTCGCACTCGGATCGGGCACTCTCTTCGCCCTTCTCTTGGTGCGTCGCTTTGTTCTGGGTTCGGAGGTTGAAGGTGTGTTTACCCTGTTTGCCTTGACCTTCTTCTTGATTGGCGTGATGCTCTTTGGTCTCGGTCTGTTAGGCGAATACATTGGCCGCATCTATCAGCAAGTGCGTGAACGTCCGCGCTATGTGATTCAAACTGTTTTAGAACGGCCGTAG